From one Lycium ferocissimum isolate CSIRO_LF1 chromosome 7, AGI_CSIRO_Lferr_CH_V1, whole genome shotgun sequence genomic stretch:
- the LOC132064360 gene encoding pentatricopeptide repeat-containing protein At1g09820, which translates to MSTTYFRRCLHHRILLHTATSTPNLFSDPLFKSKVSQLISNQHWSKLKDLIKPINPTSFLEHLLDSGFDSSSILSFFRWSQNHQVYHHPLENLFKVLVLLVNDKRYPKVRSLLHNFVKNGKPHTVSSVFHTLLTCSDNVCANSIIIDMLVLAYVNNGRVDLALEAFNRAGDYGFKLSVFSCKPMLKGVVKEGKFEVGELVYKEMIRRRIEVDLYTFNIVINGLCKAGKLNKARDVMEDMKVRGIMPNVVTYNTLIDGYCKRGGDGKMYKADALLREMVEQGVSPNARTYNTLIDGFCKDDNVGAAMKFFKEMQLQGMRPDIVTFNSLIDGLFGDGKVGQALGLRAEMIRLGFEPNIRTYNVMINGFSKMKMFREAKELFEDVMKQGLDLNVLTFNTVIDAHSKAGKLEEAVALRDLMLSKLICPSISTYNCLLGGYYREGNVGAAKELLEEMEKKTVKVDLVTYNIRIDAMCKRGESRKSVRLLDEMFEKRLVPSHVTYNTLMAGYCQEGNPKAAVTIRKRMEKEGMQPNVVTYNVLIKGFCQKDKLEEANALLNEMLEKGLIPNRITYDIIREEMIDKGFVPDIDGHLYKDIVNC; encoded by the coding sequence ATGTCGACAACATATTTTCGGCGTTGTCTCCACCACCGTATACTCCTCCACACAGCAACCTCAACACCCAATTTGTTTTCAGACCCACTTTTCAAATCCAAAGTTTCACAACTCATTTCAAACCAGCACTGGTCTAAACTCAAGGACTTAATTAAACCCATTAACCcaacttcttttcttgaacATCTTTTGGATTCTGGGTTTGattcttcttccatcttgagTTTCTTCAGGTGGTCTCAAAATCATCAGGTTTATCACCACCCTCTTGAAAATTTATTCAAAGTTCTTGTTTTATTAGTCAATGATAAAAGATACCCAAAGGTTCGATCTTTATTGcataattttgttaaaaatgGGAAACCCCATACTGTTTCTTCTGTTTTTCACACACTGTTGACATGTAGTGATAATGTGTGTGCTAATTCTATTATTATTGACATGTTGGTATTAGCTTATGTTAATAATGGTAGGGTGGATTTAGCTCTTGAGGCTTTTAATAGAGCTGGGGATTATGGGTTTAAGTTATCTGTGTTTTCGTGTAAACCGATGCTTAAAGGGGTGGTGAAAGAGGGAAAGTTTGAGGTAGGAGAGCTTGTGTATAAGGAGATGATTAGGAGGAGGATTGAGGTTGACTTGTACACGTTTAATATTGTGATTAACGGGTTGTGTAAGGCGGGGAAGTTGAATAAGGCTAGGGATGTGATGGAAGATATGAAGGTTAGAGGGATTATGCCTAATGTGGTTACTTATAATACATTGATCGATGGGTATTGCAAGAGGGGTGGGGATGGGAAGATGTATAAAGCCGATGCACTTTTGAGAGAAATGGTGGAGCAGGGGGTGAGTCCAAATGCGAGAACTTATAATACTCTTATTGATGGGTTTTGTAAGGATGATAATGTCGGGGCAGCTATGAAGTTTTTTAAAGAAATGCAGCTTCAAGGGATGAGACCGGACATTGTGACATTTAACTCATTAATTGATGGGCTTTTTGGTGATGGGAAAGTTGGTCAGGCTCTTGGTTTACGTGCAGAAATGATACGATTGGGGTTCGAGCCTAATATTCGGACTTATAATGTAATGATAAATGGTTTTTCAAAAATGAAGATGTTTAGAGAGGCTAAAGAGTTGTTTGAGGATGTTATGAAGCAAGGGTTAGATCTAAATGTACTAACTTTCAACACAGTTATTGATGCTCATAGTAAGGCTGGAAAATTGGAAGAAGCAGTCGCTCTTCGTGACTTGATGTTGAGCAAACTGATTTGTCCTAGCATTTCAACGTATAATTGCTTATTAGGTGGTTATTATCGAGAGGGAAATGTTGGAGCAGCAAAAGAGCTATTGGAGGAAATGGAGAAGAAGACTGTGAAGGTTGATTTAGTAACGTACAACATTCGAATAGATGCAATGTGCAAAAGGGGAGAATCAAGAAAGTCAGTTAGACTTCTGGATGAGATGTTTGAGAAAAGGTTGGTCCCAAGTCACGTGACATACAACACTTTGATGGCTGGCTATTGCCAAGAAGGTAACCCCAAAGCAGCTGTTACTATTAGGAAAAGAATGGAGAAGGAAGGAATGCAACCAAATGTTGTCACTTATAATGTGTTGATTAAAGGTTTCTGTCAGAAAGATAAACTGGAAGAAGCAAATGCTCTTTTGAATGAGATGTTGGAAAAAGGATTGATACCCAATAGAATTACCTATGACATTATCAGAGAAGAAATGATAGACAAGGGATTTGTCCCTGACATAGATGGACACCTCTACAAGGATATTGTCAATTGTTAA
- the LOC132064361 gene encoding bZIP transcription factor 53-like has product MSGLRQSASSSASEDDQRYAGMDEKKRKRMISNRESARRSRMKKQKLLQDLTGEVSRLQGANKNIVAKIEQTTERYAICVAQNNVLRAQATELTDRLRYLNDVIDGTGLAVDVAADPLLKPLRTPFSMQPIASSGLFKF; this is encoded by the coding sequence atgtcagGTTTAAGGCAGAGTGCTAGTTCATCTGCATCAGAAGATGATCAAAGGTATGCAGGAATGGatgaaaagaagaggaaaaggaTGATTTCGAACAGGGAATCAGCGAGGCGTTCGAGGATGAAGAAGCAAAAGCTTTTGCAAGATTTGACAGGGGAAGTGAGCAGATTACAGGGTGCAAACAAGAACATTGTGGCTAAGATTGAACAGACAACAGAAAGATATGCAATTTGTGTTGCACAGAATAATGTGCTGAGGGCACAGGCAACGGAATTGACTGATAGGTTGAGGTATttaaatgatgttattgatggtACTGGTTTGGCTGTGGATGTTGCTGCTGATCCTTTGTTGAAGCCATTGCGGACCCCGTTTTCAATGCAGCCCATTGCTTCTTCAGGCTTGTTTAAATTTTGA
- the LOC132064362 gene encoding uncharacterized protein LOC132064362, which translates to MIEKKRVQVLLFLIGLLVLSLTAEKCRELVGQEAASKSGDFTWLHCFDGSTGSVACLVKEGVKLYSYNIRSSHVERARNSAIETALADAISQGMAAKEAAKLAQKEGAKAAKLAVRKTKRIVGPIIAGGWDFFEALYLGGTTTEGVLRGSGTLFGAYWVGYLGEQSMGRFGYLVGSELGSWVGGKVGLMVYDLVNGVDHLLEFLQLKEVEGDGTVSDEFYEETIAESSQVPKDSYYGESTTYTSSEASEESSSYEAPAYEDPEVHEEF; encoded by the exons ATGATTGAGAAAAAGAGAGTTCAAgttcttctctttctcattGGCCTCCTTGTTCTCAGCCTCACCG CTGAAAAATGCAGGGAGTTGGTTGGTCAAGAGGCTGCATCAAAGAGTGGGGATTTTACTTGGTTGCACTGTTTTGATGGAAGTACGGGAAGTGTAGCATGTTTAGTCAAGGAAGGTGTGAAGCTGTACTCTTATAACATCAGATCTTCCCATGTGGAGAGAGCAAGGAACTCAGCAATCGAGACGGCTCTGGCTGATGCTATATCACAAGGCATGGCAGCAAAAGAGGCAGCTAAACTAGCTCAGAAAGAAGGAGCAAAAGCTGCAAAACTGGCTGTGCGGAAAACCAAGCGCATTGTTGGTCCGATTATTGCTGGAGGGTGGGACTTTTTTGAAGCACTTTATCTTGGGGGTACAACAACTGAGGGGGTATTGAGGGGTTCAGGTACCTTGTTTGGAGCCTATTGGGTTGGCTATCTTGGGGAGCAGTCCATGGGTAGGTTTGGTTACTTGGTTGGGAGCGAGTTGGGCAGTTGGGTTGGAGGAAAGGTTGGACTGATGGTGTATGATTTAGTTAATGGAGTGGATCATTTACTTGAATTTCTCCAACTAAAGGAAGTAGAAGGCGATGGAACGGTGTCTGATGAATTTTACGAGGAAACTATAGCTGAAAGTTCCCAGGTCCCCAAGGACTCGTATTACGGTGAATCAACAACATATACAAGCTCTGAAGCTTCTGAAGAGTCTAGTAGTTATGAAGCTCCTGCTTATGAGGACCCCGAAGTCCACGAAGAATTTTAG
- the LOC132064363 gene encoding nicotianamine synthase: MVCPNSNPVVQKVCELYDQISRLENLSPSKDVNMLFTDLVHTCMPPNPIDVSKLCPKIQEIRSQLIKICGEAEGLLESHFSKILGSFENPLDHLDIFPYFDNYIKLSLLEFNILARNTNKTPNKIAFIGSGPMPLTSLVLATKHLTTTYFHNYDIDVGANSMAAALVAADPDLSERMTFHTTDIMDVTCALKDYDVVFLAALVGMDKEDKVKVVDHLAKYMAPGATLMLRSAHGARAFLYPVLDPRDLRGFEVLSVYHPTDEVINSVIIARKLPLPCVQPLDGLGSYVLPSKCACAEIHAFNPLNKMNLIEEFALEE, translated from the coding sequence ATGGTGTGCCCAAACAGCAATCCAGTAGTACAAAAAGTGTGTGAATTATATGACCAAATCTCGAGATTGGAGAACCTTAGCCCTTCCAAAGATGTCAACATGCTGTTTACAGACCTTGTGCACACGTGCATGCCCCCTAATCCCATTGATGTTTCAAAACTATgcccaaaaattcaagaaatcagGTCTCAGCTCATTAAGATATGTGGGGAAGCTGAAGGCCTTTTAGAGAGTCACTTTTCAAAAATTCTTGGCTCTTTTGAAAACCCCCTGGACCATCTTGACATTTTCCCTTATTTTGACAATTACATCAAACTCAGCTTGCTTGAGTTCAACATCCTTGCTAGAAACACTAATAAAACCCCAAACAAAATTGCCTTTATTGGATCAGGCCCTATGCCACTTACCTCTCTTGTTTTGGCTACTAAACATCTTACTACCACCTACTTCCACAACTATGACATTGATGTTGGTGCTAATTCAATGGCGGCCGCCCTTGTGGCAGCCGATCCTGACTTGTCCGAGCGGATGACTTTCCACACGACGGACATCATGGATGTCACGTGCGCCCTGAAGGACTACGACGTAGTCTTCTTGGCCGCGTTGGTTGGTATGGATAAGGAAGACAAAGTTAAGGTTGTTGATCATTTGGCTAAGTATATGGCTCCAGGGGCAACCCTGATGCTCAGGAGTGCACATGGTGCGCGCGCTTTTCTGTATCCTGTTCTCGATCCTCGTGATCTACGAGGATTTGAGGTGCTTTCGGTGTACCATCCAACGGATGAGGTGATTAATTCTGTGATTATAGCGCGTAAGTTGCCATTGCCATGTGTTCAGCCACTTGATGGATTGGGTTCCTATGTGCTACCAAGCAAATGTGCTTGTGCTGAAATTCATGCCTTCAATCCACTCAACAAGATGAACTTGATTGAGGAATTCGCACTGGAGGAGTAA